From the candidate division KSB1 bacterium genome, the window CCCTGCTGGTTTTTTCCAAGCAGGAAATTCCCTATTCTGTTGAGAGTGCCAGTTTGTTTGAGCGCCTCGGCGACAATAAACAAAAATCCTACTGTCAGCATCCCGCTGTTCGAAAACCCAGTAAATGCTTCTTTCGGAGTAATAATCTTGCCGAGAACTAATAATAGCAAGGCTGAAAAAATAACCAATTCAGCTTCAATCAGCTCCTTGACTAATAATATGGTCATCCCCATAAGAATGGCGATGGTATACCAGAATGAAAAATCAATCATAATTGAATGATCCAGCCACTTCCACCCATTGGGTCACCAAACCATTGTGAAAGATTTGCACACCTAACACATGGTTAGTTACCGATTTGCACACTTATTGAATTCGTTAAGCCTGTCACTATTGCATCATATACTTTCAAAGGATCGGATATGCAGAATTGCGGTACCGATCCCATTGCCCTTTGCTGGGCGCGGCAACAATGATTTCGCACAAGATATTAAATGATATCATGCTTGTTCGCGCAAGCTAATTCCACTGAAAATTGACTCATAACTTAAATTAATTTTGCAATGGCATAAAACTTGCAAAAATTTAGGTCAAATAATCCTGTGGACCTCACGAGACTTAAGTACACGAATCATTTTTAACTAACGGAGGTTGATATGAAGCTTTTAAAAGGTATGCTATTAGGAATGTTGTTAGTGTTATTCATGGTGGCGGTTAACCCGGCTCAGGACATGGGCAATGGTTCGATTTCTGGGATGGTGTTGAGCCAGGCAGACAGCACCCCACTGGCACGGGCCAAGGTTTTTGCATTTCGGTTTCAGAATTTGGGAATGCCCAAAAAGTTCTATGCTGAAACTGATGAAAAAGGTTTCTATAAAATCGATAATTTATCTCAGGGAGACTACTGGATCTACGCGCAGCGGGATAGTTTCGTAGCGGAATTTTACAAGGATACCAATAATCCGTTCTTTGCCATTCCAATTAAGGTTGATAAAGGGGCGGCGATCAAAGGAATTGATTTTTACCTTGAGAATGGCGGCATCATTACGGGAAGAGTGACCGATCGTAATGGAGCTGGTATCCCCAAAGTTCAGATCAGCGCCACACCATTTCAATCGATCATGCCGCAACCCATTTGGGTCGATTCCTTGCTTGTGTGGGGCGCTACGCAGACGAATGATGATGGTTATTACGAGATTAATACCTTGGATTCTAACCAATATCGGGTCTCTGCGAAGCTGATCAGCCCCATCGCCCCATTTTTCCAAATCAAGTATTACGATAATAAGACCAATCCGATGGATGCAGACCCAGTTTTGGTGGACAATGGGCAGCAGAAATCTGGCATTGATTTTAAGTTTGATTATGTTTTGCCCACTGGTGGTATAACAGGAACGGCAAAAGATGCTGATGGTAATCCTCTGGAAGGTGTTTTTGTGTTCGCCTGGCAAAAAACAGATGGCGATACCTTTTCCGGTTATTTCAGAGGATTTGGCAATCAGGTTCGAACGGATAAGAATGGCAATTATGCGATTAATCATCTCAGCCCTGGCGATTATATTGTATCCGCGACACGAATTGATCAATTGAATTTTCAAACCATTTACTATGATGGAGCCGCGAAAATTGAAGATGCGACACCCGTCAAGGTGGCTGATGCGATTGTGCCCAATATCAATTTTGTATTTGATAAATTGGCCAATCCTGGCTCCATTTCTGGCAAGGTCACATTGGATTCTGATGGATCACCAGTGGCGAATGCATTTGTTGAGGCGATGTGGATTGGCAGTTATGCTGGTCATGGGCATGCTGCGGTCCGTCCAAGCATGTTCAGTTGGACCGATGAGAAAGGCAATTATAAAATTGAGAAATTGCGCGCCGGGAAATATATTGTGCTGGTTCATAAGAATGGGTACACTGAATTTTACGATGATACACAAGATATCACCAAAGCTACCGAAGTCGAAGTCCTGGAAGGAAAAGAGACCAGTGGCATTAATTTCGGCATCCCCGCCCTTCCAGATACTGGCAGCAAAGTCTCTGGAGTTGTGAAGGATGATTCGACTGGTGATCCAATTGAAGGCGCGATCGTGACCTTATTCCCAGTTACGACTTCGCCTCATGGGAATGCATTCAAAGGGAAATTTACATTGTTCGATTTCTATGCGACCGTTTCCGATCGCAAAGGCGAATATCTCATTGCAGGCATTCCAGCAGGAAAATACATCGCGGTATGCTGGGCTTCAAAATACATTGTCGAGTTTTATGACAATAAAATGACCCCCTGGGACGCTGACCAGATCGAGCTAGATGGAGCGACCGATCGAAACGATATCAATTTTGCCTTAACTCCTGGTTGGGGATTCCGGCTGCCAGCGGGTGCGAACGATCAGCCAGTGGGCATGATCTCTGGCCAGATTACGGATAACGAAGGCCGCTACGTGGCTGGGGCTTATGTTTCGGTGATCGACGAAAATTATCAGCTCCGTGGGACCGAGATGACTGGTGCCGATGGTACATATATCTTAGCAGGTATCCCTGCGGGCAAATATTTCGTTAAGGTGGATCGTATGCCTTACAAAACTGCTTATTATGGCAATACTACCGATCTAAACCAAGCCACACCAGTAGCAGTTGGCGAGGCCGGCAATTTCACCGTTACCAGTGTCGATGTCGCCTTGACTCCTATGGCAACTACCGATGTGGAGCAGTCGACAAATTCCGACACAGCTCCAAAAGAATTCGAACTGGCTCAGAATTATCCAAATCCCTTTAATCCCACTACTACGATTCGCTATGCCTTGCCAGTTGGTTCGCATGTAACGTTGAAGATTTACAATCTGAAGGGCGAAGTGGTGAAGACGTTGGTGAACGGATACCAGGCCGCACAGAATCATCAAGTGGTCTGGAACGGTGATAATGATGCAGGACAGAGAGTCGCTGCCGGTATCTATTTGTACCAGTTGCAAGCAGGAAATTATAGAAAGACTATGCGATTAATTCTCATGAAATAACCTAACCGCCATAACCTATGAATGACGAACCGGCTGGGTTCTGTTTAGCCCAGCCGGTTTGTTTTTTGGTCAATATGAAATCATTCAATTGAGTATCACTGCATCGGAAAGCGATTCAAGGCCTTTGTCTGGCGCTATTGCCGTCGGTATGATAATCAAGAAATTCATTCGGAGAACCGGCATTATAAATGCCCAAGTAATACGAGTTCAGATCAAGGAGATTCTCAGTTATTATTCTCACCTTATATAGCAATGGCGGATTAGGAAAACTTCGAGTCATGTTTGAATATTGAATGGAGATCACTTCCCAACTAAGCGAAGCAATCCCAAGCTCAGCGCCGGTATGTAGGTTATGATGAATAATGCGATGATCAGAATAAGCAGGAACGGCAGCGAAGCGCGATAGAGCTGCAAAATCGGCTTTTCAAATCGAAAGCTGGAGATGAACAAGTTCAATCCCACTGGCGGTGTCAGGTAGCCGATTTCCAGATTGGTCAAAAAGATCACGCCCAGGTGGATCGGATCGACGCCGAACGCCCTGGCAATGGGGACGATGAGCGGCACGACCACGATGATGGCTGAAAAAATGTCCATCATGCAGCCGACAATGAGTAACAAAATATTCAACATGATCAGAAAGACAATTTTGCTGCTGATGAAGGTCTGCATGAAATTCAAAATCTTCATTGGAACTTGTTCATCAATGAGATAATTGGTGAGCCCCAGTGCGGTGCCCAAAATAACCAGAATGCCACCGACCAGCACCGTGCTCTCTTTGATAATTTTCGGAATGTCTTTGAACAATTTCAAGTCTTGATAGACGAAGACCTCGACGATCAGCGCATAAAAAGCTGTGATGGCTGCGGCTTCTGTAGCTGTAAAAAATCCACCATAAATGCCGCCGATGATGATAAACGGCAAGGGAATTTCCCAGATCGCTTCTTTTAGCGCCAGCCAGAGATTGCCCCAATTGAACCGCGTCACGGGCACGGCAGCTTTTTTGCCCTTCTGAGTGCTATAAATCGATAGCAGGATAATCAACAAAAACCCTGGGATAATTCCTGCCAGAAATAATTGGTCGACGCTGATTTTGGCCACTACGGCGTAGAGGATGATGGGCAAACTGGGCGGGAATAGCAGGCCCAGGCTGCCCGATGAGGTGATCAAGCCCAATGAAAATTTTTCGGGATAGCCCTCTTTGAGCAGCATGGGATAGAGCAGTCCGCCGATGGCTACGATCGTCACACCTGATGCGCCAGTGAATGCCGTGAAAAAGGCGCAGGTCACCAACACCACAATCGCCAATCCTCCAGGCATCCAGCCGAACATCGCCCTCGAGAGATTGACCAGCCGTTTCGGCGCATTGCTCTCAGCCAAAACATATCCTGCAAAAGTAAACAGCGGAATGGCAATCAGCGTCGGTGCACTGGACAGGCGATACATCTCGACGATTACAGCCGAGGTGTCGATCCCCAAAAAATGGAAGCTCAGCAGGGCGATGGCGCCGATGATCGAAAACAATGGCGCGCCCAATAAGGCCAGCAGGATAAGAAACACCGCCCAGAGGATCGTGGTCATGCTGCCTCCTTCCGCGCTGCGGATGATGGCGCAAGGAGGTTTTCAAGGACATGGATGAAAAACCGCAGCATCATCAAGCCAAAGCCGATGACAATGATGATCTGGAAGAGCCAGGTCGGAATGCCAGCGAACAAGGTGCTGCCAGCCTGTTTCTCCGATTGGATGAACGTCATCGCCGCCCGCATCAAAAAGAAGCAGACGGTGCCAGCAAATAGATTGAGGATGATGACGGTGATCCGTTTGGCAGTCTTCGAAAGCAAGCGGGACAGCGCATCAATATTGATATGGCGTAGCTCTTTGGTGGCTAGCGAGGCACCGATGAAGCCGATCCAGAGCACCAGATGCCGCAGCAGCGTATCGGCCCAGAGGATCGAGGTGTGGAAGAAATTTCTCAGGATCACCTGCAAAAAGGCCAGCAGAATCATACTAAGCAGAATGATGATGAGAAAAATGGTTTCGATTTTGGCGAGGAAGTTGTTCAGGCTGTGAATAAGTTTCATCATGATTTATTGTTCTGTTATCTGATCTATCATTCGCTTTAACGCTTTATCGGTTATCGAATCAAATTCTGATTTATCATAAATTGTCATCAAATAAATTCGATCAATCTCGGCGCTTGATCTTAGGTGAGAAATGATTCTTGCCCCGCCGCGCTTCCCTTGCGCTTTGCTCGGAATAGCCAATCGTATCTTAAAACAATTTGATCCGATGGGTGTACCTAATTTGGGATTGATGAGAAGCTGCTCGTTCAATTTAATGAGGTCACTCTTGAGTGAGGGATATTTTTTTATAAGTCGTTTAGCCTCTCGGCGAAAGTTATCGGTAGTAATAATTTCAACACTCATTCAAAAACTCTGCTAAAGAGATTTTGTCACTCTTGCCAGTTTCTATGTTCTCGACCTCTTTAAAAGCATTCATCAATCCTTTTTTGAGTTTTGAGTATTGTTTCAAAAAGCGATATCTTTGATGAAACTTTAACCACTCTTGATACGGAATTTTGACCGCTGTCCGTATTCCTCTCTCGTCTGTGATATATTCGATGTTTAGATTCATATTGTTCAATCCCATGCTTTATCAGAAATATCCGCACCTCTGCAAAATATAGAAGATTATCATTCTGAGAGAAGCGAGGAATTTCATATATCGAAAAGTATTAGCTGATTGCTTTGTCGTTTCTCTTCTCTGAAGGACTACTTTCTTCTAATTCGCAGTGGGCCAAATTTTCATATCAAAATGATGTAATCCAATTATAGCTATAAAAAAAGAGAAAATCAAGAATAATTTCTCCGATGAAAAAATGGGCCTTATCTTAATTTGTCAGATTTGGTCACTTCAGATTTTTCTTTCGAAATTCGTTCAGCGCCTGCTCCACCTCTTCCACCAATTCCAGCGGATAGAGCTTGCTTGCCATTATGCGTCGCGCTTCCTTGCCCTTCTCATAAAATGATTGAAGCTGGTCGGCGGGCGGAGCTGGAATAATCTGAATGCCGTTCTGCTTCAGCGTTTCGATGGAGCGGGCATTATCCTCTCGGCTCAATTTCATCAACTGCTGGAAATATTTTTTTGCATTGCTGAGCAGAATCTCCTGATAGGGAGCGGGAATTTTATCGTACATCGTTTTGGAAATCAGCACTGCACCTGCCGCATCGGCCAGCGGCACTTCCATCATGTATTTAACTTTAGTGAACCATTGCAAGGCAATGATCGCCAATGGGGAAATATACACGCTATTGACCATTCCCGTCTGTAGTGCCGTCATCACATCGATCACCGACAGCGGAATCGGTTTGATGCCAAAGGCTTTGAACGTGGCTTCGGCCACAGGATCGCCCTCCCACATCCACATCTTCACCGCCCGCATGTCGTCCAGTGTTTTGACGGGAGAGTTGGTATAGACATAAACAAATCCCACATCAGCCCAGCCGAGCAAGACGAAGCCGTTCTTCTCGAAGCCCTGGGCAAATTTATCGAAGAATTTCTGCTGAATGAAATCGACCTCGTCATAATTGCGAAAGAGAAATGGGGAATCAAATATTCGGACTTCGGAATAAATTTCACCCAGGCCGACGCCAGTAAAGCCTGCGCTGTGCAATTGTCCCAAACGAATTTTTCGCAGCACATCTTTCTCATCACCCGCCACAC encodes:
- a CDS encoding carboxypeptidase regulatory-like domain-containing protein — protein: MKLLKGMLLGMLLVLFMVAVNPAQDMGNGSISGMVLSQADSTPLARAKVFAFRFQNLGMPKKFYAETDEKGFYKIDNLSQGDYWIYAQRDSFVAEFYKDTNNPFFAIPIKVDKGAAIKGIDFYLENGGIITGRVTDRNGAGIPKVQISATPFQSIMPQPIWVDSLLVWGATQTNDDGYYEINTLDSNQYRVSAKLISPIAPFFQIKYYDNKTNPMDADPVLVDNGQQKSGIDFKFDYVLPTGGITGTAKDADGNPLEGVFVFAWQKTDGDTFSGYFRGFGNQVRTDKNGNYAINHLSPGDYIVSATRIDQLNFQTIYYDGAAKIEDATPVKVADAIVPNINFVFDKLANPGSISGKVTLDSDGSPVANAFVEAMWIGSYAGHGHAAVRPSMFSWTDEKGNYKIEKLRAGKYIVLVHKNGYTEFYDDTQDITKATEVEVLEGKETSGINFGIPALPDTGSKVSGVVKDDSTGDPIEGAIVTLFPVTTSPHGNAFKGKFTLFDFYATVSDRKGEYLIAGIPAGKYIAVCWASKYIVEFYDNKMTPWDADQIELDGATDRNDINFALTPGWGFRLPAGANDQPVGMISGQITDNEGRYVAGAYVSVIDENYQLRGTEMTGADGTYILAGIPAGKYFVKVDRMPYKTAYYGNTTDLNQATPVAVGEAGNFTVTSVDVALTPMATTDVEQSTNSDTAPKEFELAQNYPNPFNPTTTIRYALPVGSHVTLKIYNLKGEVVKTLVNGYQAAQNHQVVWNGDNDAGQRVAAGIYLYQLQAGNYRKTMRLILMK
- a CDS encoding TRAP transporter large permease subunit, translated to MTTILWAVFLILLALLGAPLFSIIGAIALLSFHFLGIDTSAVIVEMYRLSSAPTLIAIPLFTFAGYVLAESNAPKRLVNLSRAMFGWMPGGLAIVVLVTCAFFTAFTGASGVTIVAIGGLLYPMLLKEGYPEKFSLGLITSSGSLGLLFPPSLPIILYAVVAKISVDQLFLAGIIPGFLLIILLSIYSTQKGKKAAVPVTRFNWGNLWLALKEAIWEIPLPFIIIGGIYGGFFTATEAAAITAFYALIVEVFVYQDLKLFKDIPKIIKESTVLVGGILVILGTALGLTNYLIDEQVPMKILNFMQTFISSKIVFLIMLNILLLIVGCMMDIFSAIIVVVPLIVPIARAFGVDPIHLGVIFLTNLEIGYLTPPVGLNLFISSFRFEKPILQLYRASLPFLLILIIALFIITYIPALSLGLLRLVGK
- a CDS encoding TRAP transporter small permease; protein product: MMKLIHSLNNFLAKIETIFLIIILLSMILLAFLQVILRNFFHTSILWADTLLRHLVLWIGFIGASLATKELRHINIDALSRLLSKTAKRITVIILNLFAGTVCFFLMRAAMTFIQSEKQAGSTLFAGIPTWLFQIIIVIGFGLMMLRFFIHVLENLLAPSSAARKEAA
- the dctP gene encoding TRAP transporter substrate-binding protein DctP, whose amino-acid sequence is MIKSMKMEPTLKVDSILSLTKTTSFRTKRSGVRNLHILRVSNVNEIPLRQLADRNDTFANPLKVDSIWWSMMKKLIVTILITLLAASTSFAQKYQIKFASLAPDGSTWMNVMREFDKAVREQTNGELGFKIYPGGVAGDEKDVLRKIRLGQLHSAGFTGVGLGEIYSEVRIFDSPFLFRNYDEVDFIQQKFFDKFAQGFEKNGFVLLGWADVGFVYVYTNSPVKTLDDMRAVKMWMWEGDPVAEATFKAFGIKPIPLSVIDVMTALQTGMVNSVYISPLAIIALQWFTKVKYMMEVPLADAAGAVLISKTMYDKIPAPYQEILLSNAKKYFQQLMKLSREDNARSIETLKQNGIQIIPAPPADQLQSFYEKGKEARRIMASKLYPLELVEEVEQALNEFRKKNLK